In a single window of the Nicotiana tomentosiformis chromosome 10, ASM39032v3, whole genome shotgun sequence genome:
- the LOC104115756 gene encoding aspartate aminotransferase, mitochondrial-like isoform X1: MWSRHVIRFSKRRMSTSVATNGKNNMEWWDHVQPAPKDPITSVTESFLFDPSPLKLNLGVGAYRDDKGKPVTLECVKRAMEKISDCEFLESTKATTKSKFVQDCVKLAYGYDSNVVKESRFAGVPALSGTGACRLFAEFQRRFYPDSQMFLPMPTWSNHNDIWRDSEVCTSTYRYYDPDTKGLQFQALMKDIKNASDHSFFLLHPCAHNPTGVDPNYEQWKEISHLFKMKNHFPFFDMAYQGIASGDLERDATAIRIFLEDGHLLGCAQSFSKNMGLYGHRVGCISIVSRDEKQAAAIKSQLQQIVRAMYSSSPLHGPLLVSTILNDADLKALWEEDIKVMVDRMIRMRIELRRNLEQLNSSANWEHITKQVGMFYFSGLSPKEVDRLQRDFHIYMTNDGRISMAGVTSSNVEYLASAIHEVTKV, encoded by the exons ATGTGGAGCAGACATGTTATTAGATTCAGTAAAAGAAGGATGTCAACCTCAGTAGCAACAAATGGCAAAAACAATATGGAATGGTGGGACCATGTACAACCAGCTCCTAAGGATCCAATCACAAGTGTCACTGAGTCTTTCCTCTTTGACCCAAGTCCTTTAAAGCTCAATCTTGGTGTG GGAGCTTATAGAGATGATAAAGGAAAACCAGTTACTCTTGAGTGTGTTAAAAGAGCGATGGAAAAGATATCAGACTGCGAGTTTTT GGAATCAACTAAAGCAACAACAAAGTCAAAGTTCGTGCAGGACTGTGTAAAATTGGCTTATGGATATGACTCTAATGTTGTTAAGGAAAGCAGGTTTGCTGGAGTTCCAGCTCTTTCTGGAACTGGTGCATGCCGTCTGTTTGCTGAATTCCAAAGGCGCTTCTATCCTGACTCACAAATGTTTCTACCAATGCCAACTTGGTCCAA CCACAATGACATTTGGAGGGATTCTGAAGTTTGTACGAGTACCTACCGCTATTATGATCCTGATACAAAAGGATTGCAATTTCAAGCCCTGATGAAGGATATCAAG AATGCTTCAGATCATTCCTTTTTCTTACTTCATCCTTGCGCTCATAACCCAACTGGCGTCGACCCCAACTATGAGCAGTGGAAAGAAATCTCTCACCTATTCAAG ATGAAGAATCATTTTCCTTTTTTTGATATGGCTTATCAAGGGATTGCTAGCGGGGACCTTGAGAGAGATGCCACTGCTATTCGGATATTTCTTGAAGACGGACATCTACTGGGCTGTGCTCAGTCTTTTTCCAAAAACATGGGATTATATGGACACCGAGTAGGTTGCATCAG TATTGTCTCTCGGGATGAAAAGCAAGCCGCTGCAATCAAGAGTCAGTTGCAGCAGATAGTCAGGGCAATGTACAGTAGCTCTCCTCTTCACGGCCCACTATTAGTATCCACAATCTTGAATGATGCTGATTTAAAGGCACTTTGGGAAGAGGATATTAAG GTCATGGTGGATCGCATGATCAGAATGAGAATTGAATTACGTCGAAATCTTGAACAATTGAATTCGTCTGCAAACTGGGAACATATAACCAAGCAG GTCGGAATGTTTTACTTCTCTGGTTTATCCCCTAAAGAGGTTGACCGGTTGCAGAGGGATTTCCATATATACATGACTAATGATGGACGCATCAG CATGGCAGGGGTAACAAGCAGCAATGTGGAATACTTGGCAAGTGCAATCCATGAAGTTACCAAAGTGTAA
- the LOC104115756 gene encoding aspartate aminotransferase, mitochondrial-like isoform X2: MRGDIGGSVGATIKLFPCDLCRSRVLAMKSTNNACIRIGCLYHIPRGAAFPGPYMKAGESTKATTKSKFVQDCVKLAYGYDSNVVKESRFAGVPALSGTGACRLFAEFQRRFYPDSQMFLPMPTWSNHNDIWRDSEVCTSTYRYYDPDTKGLQFQALMKDIKNASDHSFFLLHPCAHNPTGVDPNYEQWKEISHLFKMKNHFPFFDMAYQGIASGDLERDATAIRIFLEDGHLLGCAQSFSKNMGLYGHRVGCISIVSRDEKQAAAIKSQLQQIVRAMYSSSPLHGPLLVSTILNDADLKALWEEDIKVMVDRMIRMRIELRRNLEQLNSSANWEHITKQVGMFYFSGLSPKEVDRLQRDFHIYMTNDGRISMAGVTSSNVEYLASAIHEVTKV; the protein is encoded by the exons ATGCGGGGTGATATTGGAGGGAGTGTCGGAGCAACAATAAAGTTGTTTCCGTGTGACCTATGTAGGTCACGGGTTCTAGCCATGAAATCAACCAATAATGCTTGCATCAGAATAGGCTGCCTATATCACATCCCAAGGGGTGCGGCCTTTCCCGGACCCTACATGAAGGCAGG GGAATCAACTAAAGCAACAACAAAGTCAAAGTTCGTGCAGGACTGTGTAAAATTGGCTTATGGATATGACTCTAATGTTGTTAAGGAAAGCAGGTTTGCTGGAGTTCCAGCTCTTTCTGGAACTGGTGCATGCCGTCTGTTTGCTGAATTCCAAAGGCGCTTCTATCCTGACTCACAAATGTTTCTACCAATGCCAACTTGGTCCAA CCACAATGACATTTGGAGGGATTCTGAAGTTTGTACGAGTACCTACCGCTATTATGATCCTGATACAAAAGGATTGCAATTTCAAGCCCTGATGAAGGATATCAAG AATGCTTCAGATCATTCCTTTTTCTTACTTCATCCTTGCGCTCATAACCCAACTGGCGTCGACCCCAACTATGAGCAGTGGAAAGAAATCTCTCACCTATTCAAG ATGAAGAATCATTTTCCTTTTTTTGATATGGCTTATCAAGGGATTGCTAGCGGGGACCTTGAGAGAGATGCCACTGCTATTCGGATATTTCTTGAAGACGGACATCTACTGGGCTGTGCTCAGTCTTTTTCCAAAAACATGGGATTATATGGACACCGAGTAGGTTGCATCAG TATTGTCTCTCGGGATGAAAAGCAAGCCGCTGCAATCAAGAGTCAGTTGCAGCAGATAGTCAGGGCAATGTACAGTAGCTCTCCTCTTCACGGCCCACTATTAGTATCCACAATCTTGAATGATGCTGATTTAAAGGCACTTTGGGAAGAGGATATTAAG GTCATGGTGGATCGCATGATCAGAATGAGAATTGAATTACGTCGAAATCTTGAACAATTGAATTCGTCTGCAAACTGGGAACATATAACCAAGCAG GTCGGAATGTTTTACTTCTCTGGTTTATCCCCTAAAGAGGTTGACCGGTTGCAGAGGGATTTCCATATATACATGACTAATGATGGACGCATCAG CATGGCAGGGGTAACAAGCAGCAATGTGGAATACTTGGCAAGTGCAATCCATGAAGTTACCAAAGTGTAA